One region of Triticum aestivum cultivar Chinese Spring chromosome 6B, IWGSC CS RefSeq v2.1, whole genome shotgun sequence genomic DNA includes:
- the LOC123136288 gene encoding tyrosine-sulfated glycopeptide receptor 1-like, producing the protein MLPLHCSYMRHIRKLPMSSPGLALLLLISLASPTSSCTEQDKTSLLQFHAGLLPEGGLLAWQNHTDCCMWEGITCSAKGMVTDVSLASRSLQGHISPSLGNLTGLLRLDLSSNLLSGGLPPELLSSGSIIAIDVSVNRLEGEFQELAPASATPDRPLKVLNISSNLFTGPFPSTTWRVMRNMVVLSASNNSFTGKLPTDMCTSSPSLAVLELSHNQFSGRIWPVLGRCSMLKVLKAGFNNLSGTLPDELFNATSLELLSLPRNGLHGTLEGANIIKLSHLATLDLGDNNFNGNIPESVGQLQRLQELHLNDNMMSGELPSTLTNCTNLMTIDLKGNNFSGELAKVNFSKLPSLRILDLMSNTFSGTIPESIYSCRNLTALRLSSNKFHGELAEGLRNLTSLSFLSLGNNSLTNITKALKILGSSKNLTTLLIAHNFMYEVMPQDDTIKGFQNLQVFSINSCSLSGQIPRWLSKLTNLGALMLHDNQLTGSIPDWISNLNFLYFLQISNNSLTGEIPTALAQMPMLRSEKTGAHLDPRGFQLPIYLGPSLQISMDSAFRKVLDLSVNKLVGEIPREIGLLKAIWGLNLSSNLLSGEIPQSICNLTNLQVLDLSINHLSGTIPTALNDLHFLSEFNVSNNELQGPIPTGGQISTFQSSSFDGNPRLCGPLLNRYCDLAQAAPVPITSANRWSIEVIFSIAFGVFFGVGVLYDQLVLSKFYG; encoded by the coding sequence ATGCTCCCACTTCATTGTTCATACATGAGACACATCAGAAAATTACCAATGTCTTCACCTGGCCTTGCCCTGCTGCTGCTGATCTCCTTGGCGTCTCCCACCAGTTCCTGTACAGAGCAGGACAAGACCTCCCTCCTCCAGTTTCACGCCGGGCTCTTACCGGAAGGCGGTCTCCTCGCATGGCAGAATCACACCGATTGCTGCATGTGGGAAGGAATCACCTGCAGTGCAAAGGGGATGGTTACAGATGTCTCGCTGGCTTCTAGGAGTCTTCAGGGGCACATCTCACCTTCTCTAGGCAACCTCACCGGATTGTTGCGCCTCGACCTGTCGAGCAACCTGCTATCCGGTGGACTGCCGCCGGAACTTCTGTCCTCCGGCAGCATCATCGCCATTGACGTCAGCGTTAACCGCCTGGAAGGAGAGTTTCAGGAGTTGGCCCCTGCATCTGCAACCCCTGACCGGCCACTGAAGGTACTGAATATCTCCAGCAATTTGTTTACAGGACCGTTTCCGTCTACCACGTGGCGGGTGATGAGAAACATGGTTGTGCTTAGTGCCAGCAACAACAGTTTTACTGGGAAGCTACCGACTGACATGTGCACCAGCTCGCCATCATTAGCTGTGCTCGAGCTCTCTCACAACCAGTTTAGTGGCAGAATTTGGCCtgtgcttggccgttgctccatgcTCAAAGTGCTCAAGGCTGGCTTCAACAACCTCAGTGGGACTCTCCCGGATGAATTGTTTAATGCCACCTCGCTGGAGCTCCTCTCTCTTCCCAGGAACGGTTTACACGGAACACTGGAAGGTGCAAATATCATCAAACTCAGTCATCTGGCTACCCTTGATCTTGGAGATAACAACTTCAACGGCAACATTCCGGAGTCTGTAGGTCAACTCCAGAGGCTGCAAGAGCTTCATTTGAACGATAACATGATGTCTGGGGAGCTGCCATCAACTCTGACTAATTGCACAAACCTCATGACCATTGATCTCAAGGGCAACAATTTCAGCGGTGAACTCGCCAAGGTCAATTTCTCCAAACTACCCAGTCTCAGGATTCTAGATCTTATGTCGAATACATTCAGTGGCACGATTCCAGAAAGTATATACTCATGCAGGAATCTAACTGCACTGCGGCTATCTTCCAACAAATTCCATGGCGAGTTAGCAGAGGGACTACGTAACCTGACGTCCCTCTCCTTCCTGTCGCTAGGTAATAATAGTCTTACGAATATAACAAAAGCACTTAAGATACTTGGAAGCTCAAAGAACCTCACCaccctccttattgcgcacaactTCATGTATGAGGTCATGCCACAGGATGATACCATCAAGGGTTTTCAGAATCTTCAGGTTTTTTCCATAAACAGTTGCTCACTGTCTGGACAAATACCTCGTTGGTTATCAAAGCTCACAAATTTGGGGGCGTTAATGTTACATGACAATCAACTGACTGGATCCATACCTGACTGGATCAGCAACCTAAACTTCCTTTACTTCCTTCAAATATCGAATAACAGCCTGACAGGGGAAATTCCGACAGCGTTAGCGCAGATGCCAATGCTGAGATCAGAGAAGACAGGCGCCCATTTGGACCCGAGAGGCTTTCAACTGCCCATTTATTTAGGCCCATCACTTCAAATAAGCATGGATAGTGCTTTCAGAAAAGTGCTGGATTTAAGTGTGAATAAACTCGTTGGTGAAATCCCTCGAGAGATTGGTCTATTGAAAGCAATCTGGGGACTTAACTTGAGCTCAAATTTACTATCCGGAGAGATTCCACAGTCAATCTGCAACCTCACAAACCTGCAGGTGCTTGACTTATCCATCAATCATCTTAGTGGCACAATCCCAACGGCACTGAATGATCTGCACTTCCTTTCTGAATTCAATGTCTCTAATAATGAGCTACAAGGGCCAATTCCAACAGGAGGACAAATCAGTACATTTCAGAGCTCTAGCTTTGATGGTAATCCAAGGTTGTGTGGCCCACTGCTAAACCGCTACTGCGATTTAGCACAAGCAGCTCCGGTCCCCATCACCTCTGCAAATCGATGGAGCATCGAGGTCATCTTTTCAATTGCATTTGGTGTGTTCTTTGGGGTAGGAGTGCTATATGATCAGTTGGTGCTATCTAAATTTTATGGCTGA